In Clostridium swellfunianum, a genomic segment contains:
- a CDS encoding CBO0543 family protein has product MKFTLIRSTMALLWGIGAYKLSDWKNWRKYYPTMLFFACGDLIYKLVFCNKLLWAFEADFLVGSLNELFVIFTVFFFTTLIFLSKYPKKLSHQIIYIVIWIAIYMVIEIFTTSIGMQKNYNGWNLWWSLLHNSIQFPLLRLHYINPFLAWIIAFMFLFFIMSRFNLQFFIGMLLIKELLFR; this is encoded by the coding sequence ATGAAATTCACATTAATTAGATCAACAATGGCTTTATTATGGGGAATTGGTGCGTATAAATTATCTGATTGGAAAAATTGGAGAAAGTATTATCCCACAATGCTGTTCTTTGCCTGTGGCGATTTAATCTACAAGCTAGTATTTTGCAATAAGCTTTTATGGGCATTTGAGGCTGATTTTTTAGTAGGCTCCTTGAATGAATTGTTTGTTATATTCACCGTGTTTTTTTTTACTACGTTGATATTTTTATCTAAATACCCTAAAAAGTTATCACATCAAATTATATACATAGTGATATGGATAGCAATTTATATGGTTATAGAAATATTTACAACTTCAATAGGAATGCAGAAAAATTATAATGGCTGGAACTTATGGTGGTCTTTATTACATAATTCTATTCAATTTCCACTATTAAGGCTTCATTATATTAATCCTTTCTTAGCCTGGATTATTGCATTTATGTTTCTTTTTTTTATAATGTCTAGATTTAATCTTCAATTTTTTATAGGAATGTTGTTGATTAAAGAGCTTTTGTTTAGATAA